The following are encoded together in the Bradyrhizobium algeriense genome:
- a CDS encoding aminotransferase — protein sequence MTSMNKVFADLPVTVFEAMSQAARDNNAINLGQGFPDDPGPEDIRRAAADATVNGYNQYPSMMGIPELRQAIAAHYGRWHKLSLDPMTEVMVTSGGTEALTASILAVVEPGDEVVVFQPVYDSYLPIIRQAGGIPRLLRLEPPGWRLTEEMLASVFNSKTKAVLFNNPLNPAAVVYPREDLELLARYCQQFDTIAICDEVWEHVVFDGREHIPLITIPGMRDRTIKVGSAGKIFSLTGWKVGFVCAAPPLLRVAAKVHQFLTFTTAPNLQAAVAYGLGKPDEYFYDMRKELARSRDRLTKGLESIGFPVLKSQGTYFLTVDLSPLGLNETDVEFCKRIVSDYKVAAIPVSAFYEQDAVTSVVRFCFSKKDETLDTALERLSDAVRGRRKR from the coding sequence ATGACATCCATGAACAAGGTCTTTGCCGACCTTCCGGTCACCGTGTTCGAGGCGATGTCGCAGGCCGCCCGCGACAACAACGCCATCAATCTCGGCCAGGGCTTTCCCGACGATCCCGGGCCGGAGGACATCCGCCGTGCCGCGGCCGACGCGACGGTGAACGGCTACAACCAATACCCGTCGATGATGGGCATTCCCGAACTGCGGCAGGCGATCGCGGCCCATTATGGACGCTGGCACAAGCTCTCACTCGATCCCATGACCGAGGTGATGGTGACCTCCGGCGGCACCGAGGCGCTGACGGCGTCCATCCTCGCCGTCGTCGAACCCGGCGACGAGGTCGTGGTGTTCCAGCCGGTCTATGACAGCTATTTGCCGATCATCCGCCAGGCCGGCGGTATTCCGCGCCTGTTGCGGCTCGAACCGCCGGGCTGGCGGCTGACGGAAGAGATGCTGGCCAGCGTCTTCAATTCCAAGACCAAGGCGGTGCTGTTCAACAACCCGCTCAACCCGGCTGCGGTGGTCTATCCCCGCGAAGACCTCGAATTGCTGGCGCGGTACTGCCAGCAGTTCGACACCATCGCGATCTGTGACGAGGTCTGGGAACACGTCGTCTTCGACGGCCGCGAGCATATCCCGCTGATCACGATCCCGGGCATGCGCGACCGCACCATCAAGGTCGGCAGCGCCGGCAAGATTTTTTCGCTGACGGGATGGAAGGTTGGCTTCGTCTGCGCCGCGCCGCCGCTGCTGCGCGTGGCTGCAAAAGTGCACCAGTTTCTGACCTTCACCACTGCGCCGAACCTGCAGGCCGCGGTCGCCTACGGCCTCGGCAAGCCAGATGAATATTTTTACGACATGCGCAAGGAGCTGGCGCGGAGCAGGGACCGCTTGACGAAGGGACTGGAGAGCATCGGCTTTCCCGTGCTGAAATCGCAGGGCACGTATTTTCTCACCGTCGACCTGTCGCCGCTCGGGCTCAACGAAACCGACGTCGAGTTCTGCAAGCGTATCGTGAGCGATTATAAAGTCGCCGCGATTCCGGTGTCGGCGTTCTACGAGCAGGACGCGGTGACCTCGGTGGTGCGGTTCTGTTTTTCCAAGAAAGACGAAACGCTGGATACCGCGCTGGAGCGCCTGTCGGATGCGGTGCGCGGCCGTCGCAAGAGGTAG
- a CDS encoding AMP-binding protein translates to MRDGTEAEAKLTLGQVIGQTASSFPHQPAIVSATFAPLTYRGLQRQLDGIRRQLRLAGFDCNARIGILMPNGADAVLTIVAVACCSIAVPLDPRLSQAEIDQRLDMLRLNALLVPQGSASEARQAAERRRLAIIEAAPVGHGQLGLNIAVQVSNVPAIDAEPDPGSPAFILQTSGTTAQPKLIPFSHSNMLAAAARLQAWFGLTHWDRCLSVSSPYYSHGLKVTVFTPLLTGGSIAVPANCAVVALDEWLDVLRPTWYSAGPTLHAAVLDKAESLEDAPAAHTLRFVVSGGAPLLKEVQDDLQRILGVPVLEHYGSSEAAQIATNLPPPGPNRPGTCGQPWPDTVAIVGEDGHPLQASERGEIWVRGPTVTSGYLDAPELNQAAFKEGWFRTGDIGSLDGDGFLSVHGRLSELINRGGEKIAPAEIESALLRHPAIAEAAAFAIAHPRLGEDVAAAIIRHPGAQTTPAELRQFLQRELASFKIPRHILFLDQLPKGATGKVQRRRLREELDGLLGHQGAMPLPAVNKGPLDLKAELLTLWRRLLKSEAVTIDDDFFARGGDSLLAMEMLIEIERLIGHPVPETILFGAETIRQLAPKIAMQTGTPATPFFQFSANGDRPPLYFFNGDLVSGHTGMRRVVELFGPDYPIVSIDPHGLHGEPIPPSIEQMAADRLPLILERQTSGPFLLGGKCNGAMVAFEAARLLMAAGHEVDMVAMVDPPTVTARPAHRAIIGLMKPIVSPYLLRWTYEQMAQLERYSKASTSGPIAIAESEIPRPLWDAYSIAMAQYLPAPLEVPVTFYAAEHDGRAWRHLSSQLEVIQVPWGHRGCLTIGAELLVDHLRQRIDALADRAPPPLSRTRRERPAGLACDDNQGARASRGRYTQSAR, encoded by the coding sequence ATGCGCGATGGCACAGAGGCTGAAGCCAAACTAACACTGGGCCAAGTCATCGGTCAGACTGCAAGTTCGTTCCCACACCAGCCTGCGATCGTCTCCGCCACGTTTGCGCCTCTGACGTACCGCGGTCTTCAGCGGCAGTTGGACGGCATCCGCCGACAGTTGCGTTTGGCTGGGTTCGATTGCAACGCCCGGATCGGGATACTCATGCCGAACGGCGCGGACGCGGTTCTCACCATCGTTGCGGTAGCCTGCTGTAGCATCGCAGTTCCTCTTGATCCGCGGCTGTCCCAGGCGGAGATCGATCAGCGTCTCGACATGCTGCGCCTGAACGCTCTTCTCGTGCCGCAAGGCAGTGCCTCTGAAGCTCGCCAGGCCGCCGAGCGGAGAAGGCTCGCCATCATCGAAGCCGCTCCGGTCGGACACGGTCAGCTTGGACTCAATATCGCAGTGCAGGTCTCCAACGTCCCTGCCATCGACGCTGAGCCTGATCCGGGCTCGCCCGCTTTCATCCTGCAGACGTCGGGCACGACCGCGCAGCCGAAGCTCATCCCGTTCAGTCATAGCAATATGCTGGCGGCGGCCGCACGGCTTCAGGCCTGGTTCGGCCTCACACACTGGGACCGTTGCCTGAGCGTTTCGTCCCCTTACTATTCCCATGGGCTCAAAGTAACGGTCTTCACACCGCTGCTGACGGGCGGCAGCATTGCCGTCCCGGCGAACTGTGCCGTCGTGGCGCTGGACGAGTGGCTCGATGTCCTGCGGCCGACTTGGTACTCGGCAGGTCCCACGCTCCACGCTGCAGTGCTGGACAAGGCAGAAAGCCTTGAGGATGCGCCAGCGGCGCACACTCTGCGGTTCGTTGTATCGGGTGGCGCGCCGCTGCTGAAAGAGGTGCAGGACGACCTGCAGCGCATTTTGGGTGTGCCGGTGCTGGAGCATTACGGCTCCAGCGAAGCCGCGCAGATCGCCACCAACCTGCCGCCGCCCGGGCCGAACAGGCCAGGGACTTGCGGGCAACCTTGGCCTGATACCGTGGCCATTGTTGGTGAGGATGGACATCCCTTGCAAGCCAGCGAGCGGGGTGAGATCTGGGTTCGTGGTCCCACCGTGACGTCTGGCTATCTCGATGCGCCGGAACTCAATCAAGCTGCTTTCAAAGAGGGTTGGTTTCGCACGGGCGATATCGGCAGCCTCGACGGAGACGGCTTCCTGTCCGTGCACGGCCGCCTGAGTGAACTGATCAACCGCGGCGGTGAGAAGATCGCGCCTGCTGAGATCGAATCCGCGCTACTACGCCATCCAGCCATAGCCGAAGCCGCTGCTTTCGCTATCGCACATCCACGCCTTGGCGAGGACGTCGCAGCCGCCATCATTCGCCATCCTGGCGCGCAGACGACACCCGCGGAGCTTCGCCAGTTCCTGCAACGCGAGTTGGCCTCCTTCAAGATTCCGCGGCACATTCTGTTCCTCGACCAGCTGCCAAAGGGGGCAACGGGAAAGGTGCAACGGCGACGGCTGCGCGAGGAGCTCGACGGGCTGTTGGGTCATCAGGGGGCGATGCCGCTGCCTGCTGTGAACAAAGGGCCATTGGATCTGAAAGCTGAATTGCTGACCCTATGGCGTAGGCTGCTCAAGTCCGAGGCTGTGACGATCGACGATGATTTTTTTGCCCGCGGTGGTGATTCCCTTCTAGCGATGGAAATGCTCATCGAGATCGAGCGGCTCATCGGCCATCCCGTACCGGAAACGATCCTGTTCGGGGCAGAAACAATCCGGCAACTTGCTCCAAAAATCGCCATGCAGACGGGCACGCCAGCGACGCCGTTCTTCCAGTTCAGTGCCAATGGCGATCGACCTCCCCTGTATTTCTTCAATGGAGACCTCGTCAGCGGCCACACCGGTATGCGGCGGGTGGTAGAGCTTTTCGGGCCCGATTACCCGATCGTCTCCATCGATCCCCATGGTCTGCACGGGGAGCCGATTCCGCCGTCGATCGAGCAGATGGCCGCTGACCGCCTGCCGCTTATTTTGGAGAGGCAGACCAGCGGGCCTTTCCTCTTGGGCGGCAAATGCAACGGCGCCATGGTGGCGTTCGAAGCAGCCCGCCTGCTGATGGCAGCCGGTCACGAGGTTGATATGGTCGCGATGGTAGACCCGCCGACCGTCACGGCCCGTCCGGCGCACCGGGCGATCATTGGGCTGATGAAGCCAATAGTTTCGCCTTACCTTCTGCGCTGGACGTATGAACAAATGGCGCAGCTGGAGCGATACTCCAAGGCGTCGACGAGCGGGCCGATTGCGATCGCCGAGAGCGAGATTCCGCGACCGTTGTGGGACGCTTACTCAATCGCTATGGCGCAATATCTTCCGGCACCACTCGAGGTCCCTGTGACATTTTACGCGGCCGAACACGACGGCCGCGCGTGGCGGCATCTCAGCTCTCAACTCGAAGTGATCCAGGTGCCTTGGGGACATCGTGGCTGCCTGACTATCGGCGCCGAACTCCTGGTTGATCATCTGCGGCAAAGAATTGATGCTCTGGCCGATCGCGCGCCTCCGCCCTTGAGCCGCACACGTCGCGAACGCCCGGCTGGATTGGCGTGTGACGATAATCAGGGCGCTCGTGCCTCGCGGGGTCGATACACTCAATCCGCGAGATGA
- a CDS encoding GyrI-like domain-containing protein, with translation MDKIDFKKKLSALYSAPNSSFATVDVPVMKFVKIDGKGDPNRDPAYTRAIEWLYSVSYAMKFASKAKSGKDYVVPPLEGLWWADNPDDFVGRRKHLWRWTMMIMVPDFVERSLYEAALARSRDKLGEPPVSLRLEPLDEGRCLQTLHIGSYDDEGPTLARLHNEIMPAKGVTFAGPHHEIYLSDARRTPPDKLKTILRQPVRSAG, from the coding sequence ATGGACAAGATCGATTTCAAGAAGAAGCTCTCAGCGCTCTACAGCGCGCCTAATAGCAGTTTTGCTACCGTCGACGTGCCGGTCATGAAATTCGTCAAGATCGACGGCAAAGGCGATCCCAATCGTGATCCAGCCTACACGCGTGCCATCGAGTGGCTGTACTCCGTGAGCTACGCGATGAAATTTGCCAGCAAGGCCAAATCGGGAAAAGACTACGTCGTTCCGCCCCTCGAAGGCCTTTGGTGGGCTGACAATCCCGACGATTTCGTCGGGCGCCGGAAGCATCTGTGGCGATGGACGATGATGATCATGGTGCCCGACTTCGTTGAGCGGTCCCTGTACGAGGCTGCCCTGGCAAGGTCGCGAGACAAGCTCGGGGAGCCCCCGGTCTCGCTGCGCCTTGAGCCATTGGACGAAGGGCGATGCCTGCAGACGCTGCATATCGGCAGCTATGACGACGAAGGCCCGACGCTCGCCAGGCTTCACAACGAGATTATGCCTGCGAAGGGGGTGACGTTTGCAGGCCCACATCACGAGATCTATCTGAGCGATGCACGCAGGACGCCACCGGACAAGCTCAAGACGATTCTGCGGCAACCAGTCAGAAGCGCCGGCTGA
- a CDS encoding beta-ketoacyl-ACP synthase, with product MTEPKSAGAKEVWITGIGIVSSLGEGLDAHWDALNARKINVDDKRFAPYIVHPLAPVTFDAQIPKKGDQRQMEAWQRIGTYAAGLALDSAGIKGDKEILGRTDMIVAAGGGERDLAVDLAIMTADAKGNSSPGFLNERLMNDLRPTLFLAQLSNLLAGNIAIVHGVCGTSRTFMGEEAASIDAARIALARIESGQSEIALVGAAHNGERSDLLVLYEFGDFNLKEKYAPVWQREGGSGFALGSAGCFLVLESREHAEARGAKPYAKLTKVVADLAQRKQPGAVTKSLEALWPKLGIAGDSGNLITGATGAEPVTSEEKAFLRQHPGFAVRATGTMFGHTLETQFPLGLALAALSLSRGALFPPHDPTGLEVEKADAPDQIVVVGAGHWQGEGMALVEAVK from the coding sequence ATGACTGAACCAAAATCCGCAGGCGCCAAGGAAGTCTGGATCACCGGCATCGGCATCGTCTCCTCGCTCGGCGAGGGACTGGACGCGCATTGGGATGCGCTGAACGCCAGGAAGATCAACGTCGACGACAAGCGGTTTGCGCCCTACATCGTGCATCCGCTGGCGCCGGTGACGTTTGACGCCCAGATCCCGAAAAAGGGCGATCAGCGCCAGATGGAAGCGTGGCAGCGCATCGGCACCTATGCCGCAGGGCTGGCGCTGGATTCGGCCGGCATCAAAGGCGACAAGGAAATCCTGGGGCGGACGGACATGATCGTCGCCGCCGGCGGCGGCGAGCGCGACCTTGCGGTCGACCTCGCGATCATGACCGCCGACGCCAAGGGCAATTCCAGCCCCGGCTTTCTCAACGAACGGCTGATGAACGATTTGCGGCCGACACTGTTTCTCGCCCAGCTCTCCAACCTGCTCGCCGGCAACATCGCCATCGTGCACGGCGTGTGCGGAACGTCGCGCACCTTCATGGGCGAGGAAGCCGCCTCCATCGACGCGGCGCGGATCGCGCTTGCCCGCATCGAATCCGGACAGAGCGAGATTGCCCTGGTCGGCGCCGCGCATAACGGCGAGCGGTCCGATCTGCTGGTCCTCTATGAATTCGGCGACTTCAATCTGAAAGAGAAGTACGCCCCCGTCTGGCAGCGCGAAGGCGGAAGCGGTTTTGCGCTCGGTTCCGCCGGCTGTTTCCTGGTGCTGGAATCCCGCGAGCACGCCGAAGCGCGCGGCGCCAAGCCCTATGCAAAACTGACCAAGGTGGTCGCCGACCTCGCGCAGCGCAAGCAGCCCGGCGCGGTGACCAAATCGCTGGAAGCGCTGTGGCCGAAGCTCGGCATCGCCGGCGACAGCGGAAATCTGATCACTGGCGCGACTGGCGCCGAGCCGGTGACCTCGGAAGAAAAGGCGTTTCTGCGCCAGCATCCGGGATTCGCGGTGCGCGCCACCGGAACGATGTTCGGCCACACGCTGGAGACCCAGTTTCCGCTGGGCCTGGCGCTCGCCGCGCTTTCGCTCTCCCGCGGCGCGCTGTTTCCGCCTCACGATCCGACCGGGCTTGAGGTTGAAAAGGCTGATGCCCCGGACCAGATTGTGGTGGTGGGGGCCGGTCACTGGCAGGGCGAAGGCATGGCCCTGGTCGAGGCCGTCAAGTAG
- a CDS encoding GNAT family N-acetyltransferase gives MDAIYRRAMRKDVSRLHDVRRRSILELALPTMPVAEAQAWAAQLTLSGMERKLRELEVWVAELDGVVIGWGAIRGDMLEGLYAAPEFAGKGVGAGLLAMLEGLMRERQFPSVRLEASSNARGFYLRRGYRATGPQTAKGAWPMVKEHLA, from the coding sequence ATGGATGCCATTTACCGTCGCGCGATGCGCAAGGACGTGAGCCGTCTGCACGACGTGCGGCGGCGATCTATCCTTGAACTCGCGCTTCCAACGATGCCGGTCGCCGAAGCGCAGGCGTGGGCGGCGCAGCTCACGCTGTCCGGCATGGAGCGAAAGCTGCGGGAGCTGGAAGTGTGGGTTGCCGAGCTGGACGGCGTCGTCATCGGATGGGGAGCCATTCGCGGCGACATGCTGGAGGGCTTGTATGCGGCACCTGAATTTGCCGGGAAGGGCGTGGGCGCAGGATTGCTCGCCATGCTCGAGGGGCTGATGCGCGAGCGCCAGTTCCCTTCGGTGCGCCTGGAGGCAAGCTCAAACGCCCGCGGCTTCTACCTTCGTCGCGGCTACCGGGCGACCGGTCCTCAAACGGCGAAAGGCGCCTGGCCCATGGTGAAAGAACATCTCGCCTGA
- a CDS encoding rhodanese-like domain-containing protein, producing MAEGRYLLVDVREPNEVAVEAYPDGVVVPLQTFDPAAIPDPQGKQVVFACRSGKRSVTASLAAQAAGLPYDKHLAGGIIGWKAAGLPTRTGG from the coding sequence ATGGCGGAAGGGCGCTATCTTCTGGTCGACGTCCGCGAACCCAACGAGGTCGCGGTGGAAGCCTATCCGGACGGTGTGGTCGTTCCTCTCCAGACCTTCGATCCGGCGGCCATTCCGGACCCGCAGGGAAAGCAGGTGGTTTTCGCCTGCCGTTCGGGCAAGCGCTCGGTGACGGCCTCGCTGGCGGCCCAGGCGGCGGGCCTTCCCTATGACAAGCATCTGGCCGGTGGCATCATCGGCTGGAAGGCCGCAGGCTTGCCGACCAGAACCGGCGGCTGA
- a CDS encoding 3-hydroxyacyl-ACP dehydratase FabZ family protein produces MNLDYFQLIDRIVDLNLDEKKITVEAQVPAVHTIFEGHFPGFPIMPGVLLTEAMAQSSGWLILGVLKFERMPFLAIVKEAKMRGFVSPGQLLTIEAKLEHEGSGFAVTKVKGRVGKELKCSAELTFGLTPFPDPALRVHMDAKANEIGFPLQAITHD; encoded by the coding sequence ATGAACCTTGATTACTTTCAGCTCATCGACCGCATCGTCGACCTCAATCTCGACGAGAAGAAAATCACGGTCGAGGCCCAGGTTCCGGCTGTTCACACCATCTTCGAAGGGCATTTTCCGGGTTTCCCGATCATGCCCGGCGTGCTGCTGACCGAAGCGATGGCGCAGAGCTCCGGCTGGCTGATACTCGGCGTCCTGAAGTTCGAGCGCATGCCGTTCCTGGCCATCGTGAAGGAAGCCAAGATGCGGGGTTTCGTCAGTCCCGGTCAGTTGCTGACGATCGAGGCGAAGCTCGAGCACGAAGGTTCCGGTTTCGCCGTCACGAAAGTCAAGGGACGCGTCGGCAAAGAACTCAAGTGCAGCGCTGAACTAACCTTCGGTCTTACCCCCTTCCCCGACCCGGCCCTGCGCGTGCACATGGACGCAAAGGCCAACGAGATCGGCTTCCCACTGCAGGCGATAACGCATGACTGA
- a CDS encoding beta-ketoacyl-ACP synthase, which produces MSAPSDKFGRPIVVVTGMGVVTSLGAGKTDNWRKLTAGESGIRTVTRFPIDGLKSTMAGTVDFVTVDPVTSTGLTERLAEMATEEALEQAAIGAKADFPGPLFLAVAPVEVEWPQRLELGRAIGKTEFGYDDMLRLSGGGRFTAYHHRFMFGSVASHLAEAFGTKGSPISLSTACASGATAIQLGVEAIRRGDADAALCVATDGSVNPEAMVRFSLLSALSTQNNPPQAASKPFSKNRDGFVMAEGAGAMVLESYESAIARGAKILGVVAGCGELTDSFHRTRSSPDGKPIIGCMRKTLADAGLEPEQIDHINAHGTATPENDKMEYNTTAVVFGEHLPKIPVSSNKSMVGHTISAAGAVEAVFSLLTLEHQRIPPTINYEIPDPAILFDVVGNTARDAKVTAVMSNSFGFGGQNASLILTREPV; this is translated from the coding sequence ATGTCAGCACCATCAGATAAATTCGGCAGGCCGATCGTCGTCGTCACCGGCATGGGTGTGGTGACGTCGCTCGGCGCCGGCAAGACGGACAATTGGCGCAAGCTAACCGCGGGCGAATCCGGCATCCGCACCGTGACGCGGTTCCCGATCGACGGGTTGAAATCGACCATGGCGGGCACGGTCGATTTCGTCACCGTCGATCCCGTCACCTCGACGGGATTGACCGAGCGGCTGGCCGAAATGGCCACCGAGGAAGCGCTCGAACAGGCCGCGATCGGCGCCAAGGCCGATTTTCCCGGACCGCTGTTTCTCGCGGTAGCGCCGGTCGAGGTCGAATGGCCGCAGCGGCTCGAACTCGGACGCGCGATCGGCAAGACCGAATTCGGCTATGACGACATGCTGCGCCTCAGCGGCGGCGGCCGGTTCACAGCCTACCATCACCGTTTCATGTTCGGCTCGGTGGCGAGCCATCTGGCCGAAGCGTTCGGCACCAAGGGCTCGCCGATCTCGCTGTCGACGGCCTGCGCCTCCGGCGCGACCGCAATCCAGCTCGGCGTCGAGGCGATCCGCCGCGGCGACGCTGACGCGGCGCTGTGCGTGGCGACCGACGGCTCGGTCAACCCGGAAGCGATGGTGCGGTTCTCGCTGCTGTCGGCGCTATCGACGCAGAACAATCCGCCGCAGGCCGCCTCAAAGCCGTTCTCGAAGAACCGCGACGGTTTTGTCATGGCGGAAGGCGCCGGCGCGATGGTGCTGGAAAGCTACGAGTCCGCTATCGCCCGCGGCGCGAAGATTCTCGGCGTGGTGGCCGGCTGCGGCGAGCTGACCGACTCGTTCCACCGCACCCGCTCCAGCCCGGACGGCAAGCCGATCATCGGCTGCATGCGCAAGACGCTGGCGGATGCCGGTCTCGAACCGGAGCAGATCGACCACATCAACGCGCACGGCACCGCGACGCCGGAAAACGACAAGATGGAATACAACACGACCGCGGTCGTGTTCGGCGAGCATCTGCCGAAGATCCCGGTGTCGTCGAACAAGTCGATGGTCGGGCATACGATTTCGGCGGCCGGCGCAGTCGAGGCGGTGTTCTCGCTGCTCACGCTGGAGCACCAGCGGATTCCGCCGACCATCAATTACGAGATTCCGGATCCGGCGATCCTGTTCGATGTGGTCGGCAATACCGCGCGCGACGCCAAGGTCACCGCCGTGATGTCGAACTCGTTCGGTTTCGGCGGGCAAAACGCCTCGCTGATCCTGACCCGCGAACCGGTCTAG
- a CDS encoding polyamine ABC transporter substrate-binding protein, translated as MTVALSLSPTWAQERTVNFYNWSNYMAPGVLEDFTKETGIKVVYDTFDANETLETRLLAGKSGYDVVVPTGYFLQRQITAKVFLKLDKSRLPNLANAWPVVTGQLATYDPGNNYAANYMWGTTGIGYNVKTMQKILGPDARIDSWDIVFKPENLAKFKDCGIHMLDSADDILPAALGYLGIDPNSTRQADLEKAAELVSKIRPNVRKFHSSEYLGALASGEICFVVGWSGDIMQARSRAAEAKNGIEIGYTIPKEGAQMFFDNLAIPADAKNVAEAYELINYLYRPDVAAKNSDFLSYANGNLASQKLVDPKILNDKNIYPDEATQKKLFVIQARDPATQRVINRLWTRVKTGR; from the coding sequence ATGACAGTCGCGCTGTCGCTCTCGCCCACCTGGGCGCAGGAGCGCACGGTCAACTTCTACAACTGGTCGAACTATATGGCCCCGGGGGTGCTGGAGGACTTTACCAAGGAGACCGGCATCAAGGTGGTCTACGACACGTTCGACGCCAACGAGACGCTGGAGACGCGGCTCCTGGCAGGGAAGTCGGGCTACGACGTCGTGGTTCCCACCGGCTATTTCCTGCAGCGCCAGATCACGGCAAAGGTTTTTCTCAAGCTCGACAAGTCCAGGCTGCCGAACCTCGCCAACGCCTGGCCTGTTGTGACCGGCCAGCTCGCGACCTACGATCCCGGCAACAATTACGCCGCCAACTACATGTGGGGCACCACGGGCATCGGCTACAACGTCAAGACGATGCAGAAAATCCTCGGGCCGGACGCCAGGATCGATAGCTGGGACATTGTCTTCAAGCCGGAGAACCTCGCCAAGTTCAAAGACTGCGGCATCCACATGCTGGATTCCGCTGACGACATTCTGCCCGCGGCGCTCGGCTATCTCGGGATCGACCCGAACTCGACCAGGCAGGCCGATCTGGAGAAGGCCGCCGAGCTCGTCAGCAAGATCCGGCCTAACGTGCGCAAGTTTCATTCCTCGGAATATCTGGGCGCGCTGGCATCAGGCGAAATCTGCTTCGTGGTGGGGTGGTCCGGCGACATCATGCAGGCGCGCAGCCGCGCGGCGGAAGCCAAGAACGGCATCGAGATCGGCTACACGATTCCAAAAGAGGGCGCGCAGATGTTCTTCGACAATCTCGCGATCCCGGCGGATGCGAAGAACGTCGCGGAGGCCTACGAGCTGATCAACTATCTCTACCGTCCGGACGTCGCGGCGAAGAATTCGGACTTTTTGTCGTATGCCAACGGCAATCTGGCGAGCCAGAAGCTGGTCGATCCAAAGATCCTCAACGACAAAAATATCTATCCGGACGAGGCGACGCAGAAAAAGCTGTTCGTCATCCAGGCCCGCGACCCCGCCACCCAGCGCGTGATCAACCGGCTGTGGACGAGGGTGAAGACGGGGAGGTGA
- a CDS encoding acyl carrier protein translates to MSSTFDQIANIIAETCDIPRDTIKPESHAIDDLGIDSLDFLDIAFAIDKAFGIKMPLEKWTQEVNDGKATTEQYFVLQNLADRIDELVAAKNAAPGA, encoded by the coding sequence ATGTCTTCCACATTCGATCAGATCGCCAACATTATCGCGGAGACCTGCGACATTCCGCGCGACACGATCAAGCCGGAGAGCCACGCCATCGACGATCTGGGAATCGACAGCCTGGACTTCCTCGACATCGCCTTTGCCATCGACAAGGCGTTCGGGATCAAGATGCCGCTCGAAAAATGGACCCAGGAGGTCAATGACGGCAAGGCCACGACCGAGCAGTATTTCGTGCTGCAAAATCTCGCCGATCGCATCGACGAACTGGTCGCCGCCAAGAATGCAGCCCCGGGCGCCTAG
- a CDS encoding lipid A biosynthesis lauroyl acyltransferase, whose translation MNRLFLRTKARLRDAVKPVAELAVGALTIVLLRTTRFFDPDKTANFFGRATRFIGRRLREDRIGRENLNAAFPEKSPEEIETILAGVWDNLGRIGAEFAHLDHIWDYDVEHPDKPSRVEFGARTKQIFDHLRDDGKPAIIFASHLGNWEIPALGAVAHGLDCAILFRRPNIESADRAIERIRAVKMGTLVPAGREAPLKLAEALQRGQHVAMLVDQYMGNGVEVTFFGRKTKANPTLARLLRQVDCPVHGVRIIRLPNHRFRAELSEEVKPVRDASGQIDIQGTMQAVTSVIEGWVREYPDQWLWLHRRWR comes from the coding sequence ATGAACCGCCTGTTCCTACGCACCAAGGCGCGCCTGCGCGACGCCGTAAAGCCTGTGGCGGAATTAGCCGTCGGCGCGCTGACGATCGTGCTGCTGCGCACCACGCGCTTTTTCGATCCGGACAAGACCGCGAATTTCTTCGGCCGCGCCACCCGCTTCATCGGACGACGGCTGCGTGAGGACCGCATTGGGCGTGAGAATCTTAACGCCGCCTTCCCTGAGAAATCGCCCGAAGAGATCGAAACCATTCTGGCCGGCGTGTGGGACAATCTGGGCCGCATCGGCGCCGAGTTCGCCCATCTCGATCACATCTGGGACTACGACGTCGAGCATCCGGACAAGCCGAGCCGCGTCGAGTTCGGCGCGCGGACCAAGCAGATTTTCGACCACCTGCGCGACGACGGCAAGCCGGCGATCATCTTCGCGAGCCATCTCGGCAATTGGGAGATCCCGGCGCTCGGCGCGGTCGCGCATGGGCTGGACTGCGCGATCCTGTTCCGCCGCCCCAACATCGAGTCCGCCGACCGCGCCATCGAACGGATCCGCGCCGTCAAGATGGGCACGCTGGTGCCGGCCGGCCGCGAGGCGCCGCTCAAGCTCGCCGAGGCCCTGCAGCGAGGCCAGCACGTTGCGATGCTGGTCGATCAATACATGGGCAATGGCGTCGAGGTGACGTTCTTCGGCCGCAAGACCAAGGCCAACCCGACACTGGCGCGGCTGTTGCGGCAGGTCGATTGCCCCGTGCACGGCGTGCGCATCATCCGCCTGCCCAACCACCGCTTCCGCGCCGAACTGTCCGAAGAGGTCAAGCCGGTGCGCGACGCCTCGGGCCAGATCGACATCCAGGGCACGATGCAGGCGGTGACGTCAGTGATCGAAGGCTGGGTGCGGGAATATCCGGACCAGTGGCTCTGGCTGCACAGAAGGTGGCGGTAG